One genomic region from Gemmobacter sp. 24YEA27 encodes:
- a CDS encoding H-NS histone family protein — protein sequence MADIDLNALSLAELKQLEKNVAKAITSFEDRRKAEARAKVEELARELGFSFEELAEAAPTRKRAASAPKYRHPENAEITWSGRGRKPAWIVEALAAGKSLEDFAI from the coding sequence ATGGCCGATATCGATCTCAACGCCCTGTCACTCGCCGAGCTGAAGCAACTGGAAAAGAATGTTGCAAAGGCCATCACCAGCTTCGAAGACCGTCGCAAGGCGGAGGCGCGTGCCAAAGTCGAGGAACTGGCCCGCGAACTGGGCTTCAGCTTTGAAGAATTGGCCGAAGCCGCTCCGACCCGCAAGCGTGCAGCGTCAGCGCCGAAGTATCGCCACCCCGAGAATGCCGAAATTACCTGGTCGGGCCGGGGCCGCAAACCGGCGTGGATTGTCGAAGCGCTCGCTGCCGGGAAGTCTCTCGAGGATTTCGCAATCTGA
- a CDS encoding plasmid pRiA4b ORF-3 family protein: protein MYQPVNAVRLHVSLADIDPPIWRRLVVPTDWTLDRLHLVLQAAFSWTDSHLHEFRIGGLRYGDLDQLEDGLGGTRVFDYTEVRLADFTGQDLTFSYLYDFGDDWTHVIRIEEWLSFDPLPRHAECIEGARARPPEDVGGPWSYADFLETILDPEHEDHKAHLRWAGGHFDPEWFDRDLINKDLRNTFRTNVSRRLHQPKPKTLSR from the coding sequence ATGTACCAGCCGGTGAACGCCGTCCGTCTGCATGTCTCCCTGGCCGACATTGATCCGCCGATTTGGCGGCGCCTTGTCGTGCCAACGGACTGGACGCTCGACAGGCTGCATCTGGTGCTTCAGGCAGCGTTCAGCTGGACCGACAGCCATCTGCATGAGTTCCGGATCGGCGGTTTGCGCTATGGCGACCTCGATCAACTCGAGGATGGTTTAGGCGGGACGCGGGTCTTTGACTACACAGAGGTCAGGCTGGCGGATTTCACCGGACAGGATCTGACCTTCAGCTATCTCTACGATTTTGGCGATGACTGGACCCATGTGATCCGAATCGAGGAATGGCTGTCCTTCGATCCCCTGCCCCGTCATGCCGAGTGCATCGAAGGTGCCCGCGCCCGACCGCCCGAGGATGTCGGAGGCCCGTGGTCATACGCAGATTTCCTCGAGACGATCTTGGACCCGGAGCATGAAGACCACAAAGCCCATCTTCGCTGGGCAGGCGGACATTTCGACCCCGAGTGGTTTGACCGCGATCTGATCAACAAAGATCTGCGCAATACCTTCCGCACCAACGTCAGCAGACGTCTGCACCAGCCAAAGCCTAAAACTCTCAGCCGGTGA
- a CDS encoding type II toxin-antitoxin system prevent-host-death family antitoxin, translating to MRTLSAKDAKYEFGRLIDLARAEPVAVTKHGRAVVVVIAVEEYERLKDLELDKGNDRSRKNGETAR from the coding sequence GTGCGAACCCTAAGCGCGAAGGACGCAAAGTACGAGTTTGGGCGGCTTATTGATCTTGCCCGAGCCGAGCCGGTGGCCGTGACCAAGCATGGTCGGGCCGTCGTAGTGGTAATTGCGGTTGAGGAGTACGAGCGGTTAAAGGACCTTGAATTGGATAAAGGGAATGACCGCTCGAGAAAGAATGGCGAGACTGCGCGATGA